The following proteins are encoded in a genomic region of Actinomadura sp. NAK00032:
- a CDS encoding NmrA family NAD(P)-binding protein, which produces MQLIATDDIGRIAAHVIDHQDDYLGVELEIAGDELTFCEVAAIYEKVTGVPTRLVALPVEGRMFEWFAESGYQADLAKLRDHFPGLLTFRDWLGGQVR; this is translated from the coding sequence ATGCAGCTGATCGCCACCGATGACATCGGCCGCATCGCCGCGCACGTCATCGACCACCAGGACGACTACCTGGGTGTGGAACTTGAGATCGCCGGAGACGAGCTGACTTTCTGCGAGGTGGCCGCGATCTACGAGAAGGTCACCGGAGTGCCGACGCGCCTCGTCGCCCTGCCGGTCGAGGGCAGGATGTTCGAGTGGTTCGCCGAGAGCGGCTACCAGGCTGACCTCGCCAAACTGCGCGACCACTTCCCTGGCTTGCTCACCTTTCGAGACTGGCTCGGCGGGCAGGTCCGCTAG
- a CDS encoding transposase, with protein sequence MTRWFDLNDAQWAILESLLPAPRRPGRPSKWTKRQLIDGTRRRVRVGAPWRDVPECHGSWQAVYALFRRWRRDGIWARILASPQARAADVLGPGRSGYVPTRGIRPRPIYGHLRRRGIGCTIPEAADQIGHRIRRGGRPPDTTSSPSATWPPSTSQPSTNGSAYFETRAGEGLLVRGGLLHAGQYGGFALGWSRAYVAAERDS encoded by the coding sequence GTGACGAGGTGGTTCGACCTGAACGATGCCCAGTGGGCGATCCTGGAGTCGTTGTTACCCGCTCCCAGGCGGCCGGGCCGGCCCTCGAAGTGGACTAAGCGGCAGCTGATCGACGGTACCCGCCGGCGGGTCCGGGTGGGTGCGCCCTGGCGGGACGTCCCGGAATGCCACGGCTCCTGGCAGGCGGTCTACGCTCTGTTCCGGCGCTGGCGGCGCGACGGGATCTGGGCCCGGATCCTGGCCTCCCCGCAGGCCCGGGCGGCGGACGTCCTCGGACCCGGCCGGAGCGGGTACGTGCCGACAAGGGGTATTCGTCCCCGCCCGATCTACGGCCACCTGCGACGGCGCGGGATCGGCTGCACCATTCCCGAGGCCGCCGACCAGATCGGCCACCGGATCCGGCGCGGCGGCCGCCCACCCGATACGACAAGCTCGCCGTCCGCTACCTGGCCACCCTCCACATCACAGCCATCAACGAATGGCTCCGCCTACTTCGAAACACGGGCTGGCGAGGGCCTCTTGGTTAGAGGTGGTCTCCTTCACGCTGGTCAATACGGCGGGTTCGCTCTTGGCTGGTCAAGGGCGTACGTAGCGGCGGAACGTGATTCCTGA
- a CDS encoding dihydrofolate reductase family protein — MGKVIYWMNTSMDGYIEDPGGGMGFMDPDEDFRQAANEHVRRITAFLFGRRLYEAMEKPWTQDLGKEGAPPLEREFAQLYKETPRYVFSDTVQTVPEGVTIVRRKDAESTVTRLKQEFDGPLQLGGPELAASLVDLIDEFWVYASPVIIGGGKPYMPVSKEVRLRLAEHRAFPSGITFRRYVRP; from the coding sequence ATGGGCAAGGTCATCTACTGGATGAACACCTCGATGGACGGCTACATCGAGGATCCCGGCGGCGGCATGGGCTTCATGGACCCGGACGAGGACTTCCGCCAGGCGGCGAACGAGCATGTCCGCCGGATCACGGCGTTCCTGTTCGGCCGGCGGCTCTACGAGGCGATGGAGAAGCCCTGGACACAGGACCTCGGCAAGGAAGGCGCCCCGCCCCTTGAGCGGGAGTTCGCCCAGCTCTACAAGGAGACGCCGCGGTACGTCTTCTCCGACACCGTCCAGACCGTCCCGGAAGGGGTCACGATCGTCCGCCGCAAGGACGCCGAGTCCACGGTGACGCGCCTCAAGCAGGAGTTCGACGGCCCCCTCCAACTCGGCGGCCCCGAACTCGCCGCCTCCCTGGTGGATCTGATCGACGAGTTCTGGGTGTACGCGTCCCCCGTGATCATCGGCGGCGGCAAGCCGTACATGCCCGTGAGCAAGGAGGTGCGGCTGCGCCTGGCCGAACACCGAGCCTTCCCCTCAGGAATCACGTTCCGCCGCTACGTACGCCCTTGA
- a CDS encoding M1 family metallopeptidase produces the protein MFGSDGDSAGGRAIGGAARVPVVVGVAAAVAFGLCVPGASADVRYEPGAPGLGDPYFPDLGNGGYDVARYHLKTAYDPDTDHLTGTTTITATATQNLSRFNLDLFKLNVRSVRVNGHKAAFARTGERELEITPRRGLRKSRPFTVVVRYDGVPQTLGGPIVFDLPYGFLHTPDGATVVSEPNAASTWFPSNDNPRDKALFTIETTVPKGLKAISNGHLVKRWTAGGKETFRWREDRPMTTYLATVSIGRFNVSTTTTPKGVPQLDAVDSTVASDPDALQTPTWTTRATDGLADYFGPYPFTSSGSIIENNSVPPLNIENALETQTRPTYQKHPIEKGVVHEMSHQWFGNSVSPGRWKDVWLNEGYALWTEKYWAEKHGGPSAQEAFEQIYADPPPMPPGRPAFWDVMTADPGRDQMFHRSIYFRGGMALQALRHRIGDDLFMKLTRTWLAEHKYGNGTTEEYEALAERVSGQDLGAFFTTWLHSTGKPPAWW, from the coding sequence ATGTTCGGATCCGATGGAGACAGCGCGGGTGGCAGGGCGATCGGCGGGGCGGCGCGGGTTCCGGTGGTGGTCGGTGTGGCCGCCGCCGTCGCGTTCGGGCTCTGCGTGCCCGGTGCGTCCGCCGATGTCCGGTACGAGCCCGGGGCGCCCGGGCTCGGCGACCCCTACTTTCCCGACCTCGGCAACGGCGGGTACGACGTCGCCCGCTACCACCTGAAGACCGCCTACGACCCCGACACCGACCATCTCACCGGGACGACCACGATCACGGCCACCGCCACCCAGAACCTGTCCCGGTTCAACCTGGACCTGTTCAAACTGAACGTGCGGTCGGTGCGGGTGAACGGGCACAAGGCCGCGTTCGCCCGGACCGGCGAGCGCGAGTTGGAGATCACGCCGCGCCGGGGGCTGCGCAAGTCGCGGCCGTTCACCGTGGTCGTCCGGTACGACGGCGTGCCGCAGACGCTGGGCGGCCCGATCGTGTTCGACCTGCCGTACGGGTTCCTGCACACGCCGGACGGCGCCACGGTGGTCTCCGAGCCCAACGCCGCCTCCACCTGGTTCCCGTCCAACGACAACCCGCGCGACAAGGCGCTCTTCACGATCGAGACGACCGTGCCGAAGGGGCTCAAGGCGATCTCCAACGGCCACCTGGTCAAACGGTGGACCGCCGGCGGCAAGGAGACCTTCCGGTGGCGGGAGGACCGGCCGATGACGACCTATCTCGCGACCGTCTCGATCGGACGGTTCAACGTGTCGACGACCACCACCCCCAAGGGCGTCCCGCAGTTGGACGCGGTCGACTCGACGGTGGCGTCCGACCCCGACGCGCTCCAGACCCCGACCTGGACGACGCGGGCGACCGACGGGCTGGCCGACTACTTCGGCCCCTACCCGTTCACCAGTTCCGGCTCCATCATCGAGAACAACTCCGTCCCGCCGCTCAACATCGAGAACGCGCTGGAGACCCAGACCCGTCCGACCTATCAGAAGCACCCCATCGAAAAGGGTGTGGTGCACGAGATGAGCCACCAGTGGTTCGGCAACAGCGTCTCCCCCGGCCGTTGGAAGGACGTCTGGCTGAACGAGGGCTACGCGCTGTGGACTGAGAAGTACTGGGCCGAAAAGCACGGGGGCCCGTCCGCCCAGGAGGCGTTCGAGCAGATCTACGCCGACCCGCCGCCCATGCCGCCGGGACGGCCCGCCTTCTGGGACGTCATGACCGCCGACCCGGGCCGCGACCAGATGTTCCACCGCTCCATCTACTTCCGCGGCGGAATGGCGCTGCAGGCACTCCGGCACAGGATCGGCGACGACCTCTTCATGAAGCTGACCCGCACCTGGCTGGCCGAGCACAAGTACGGCAACGGGACCACCGAGGAGTACGAGGCTCTCGCCGAGCGGGTCTCCGGCCAGGACCTCGGCGCCTTCTTCACGACCTGGCTCCACAGCACGGGCAAGCCGCCTGCCTGGTGGTAG
- a CDS encoding cupin domain-containing protein encodes MSSQLPPGVEVVSSLPDAAAKIVDGAEARTIRVTLPPGDPGAPPHRHPGPVFGYVTQGEILFELEGEAPRVIKAGDAVFEPGGDVIHIQGANNLPDAQSQLVVTMFAPPGTPVLTVVGEEELAERRHLRVPRS; translated from the coding sequence ATGAGCTCTCAGCTGCCCCCGGGCGTTGAGGTCGTCTCGAGCCTGCCGGATGCGGCGGCCAAGATCGTGGACGGTGCCGAGGCCAGGACGATCCGCGTCACGCTGCCGCCCGGCGACCCCGGTGCGCCGCCGCACCGGCACCCCGGACCGGTGTTCGGCTACGTGACCCAGGGCGAGATCCTCTTCGAGCTGGAGGGGGAGGCGCCACGGGTGATCAAGGCCGGTGACGCCGTGTTCGAGCCGGGCGGCGACGTGATCCACATCCAGGGCGCCAACAACCTCCCGGACGCGCAGTCGCAGCTGGTGGTGACCATGTTCGCGCCTCCCGGGACTCCCGTCCTGACCGTGGTCGGCGAGGAGGAGCTGGCTGAGCGCCGACACCTGCGGGTCCCGAGGTCCTGA